In a genomic window of Meleagris gallopavo isolate NT-WF06-2002-E0010 breed Aviagen turkey brand Nicholas breeding stock chromosome 1, Turkey_5.1, whole genome shotgun sequence:
- the LOC104909445 gene encoding C2 domain-containing protein 3-like isoform X1 — translation MQNVRRFHESLQQAEGNAQRAARMDSLSLSSRASLLTALRKNLSELDEVQRYFSQKLTRSLPDFSDGNRSQPSHGEQEGDHQGLRSREMDPNRCHLLRKSSQLVSQVSSLISDLQTITNNTKDSSNVDQDSSRKLGASHVLNQKDGDDRSDVYQGQLGLDSRGVSSDTQQPCSFGRSVLGRRVLQELLDQAVPEGEHPADCIQGDGGAFAHQPHSEEEYEEEDIIEPRTLNEITTLTDRTSPWSSVLSVELGADQQPADLQPEGQHSMDIDCLRKGNSRRSSTLSSTPRGDNRSMLTSLSSCISPHTLQSSPWAGAEGFKSLSNSTETADKELVQPACLSELHQTVGGLVENGNYSWDRTLNTKQVEQHTEFHTASKELLELPGGISLTAPKAAVREEERSEVLNEDHQDEEKSGSDEVCAKSVSAQAGLEGHSGSFSEGSDEDPLEESGKSEKPKMVLSEPAVVPNFFLPPQQMEASMRMLSSSSHPPTS, via the exons ATGCAGAACGTGCGCAGGTTTCACGAATCCTTGCAGCAAGCAGAAGGAAACGCACAACGGGCAGCCAGGATGGATTCACTGTCATTGTCATCGCGTGCTTCTCTTCTGACTGCTCTCAG AAAAAACTTGAGTGAGCTGGATGAAGTTCAAAGATACTTCAGCCAGAAGCTGACCAGGTCTCTTCCTGACTTCAGTGATGGTAACAGATCCCAGCCAAGTCACGGAGAGCAGGAGGGTGATCATCAAGGCTTGAGGAGCAGAGAAATGGATCCCAACCGATGCCATCTTTTAAGAAAATCGAGTCAGCTGGTGTCCCAGGTCAGCAGCCTCATCAGTG ACTTGCAGACTATCACGAACAATACTAAAGACTCTTCTAACGTGGATcaagacagcagcagaaagctgggtGCTTCTCATGTACTCAACCAAAAGGACGGAGATGACAGAAGTGATGTGTATCAAGGCCAGCTGGGCTTGGACTCACGTGGTGTCAGCAGTGATACGCAGCAGCCGTGCTCCTTTGGGAGGTCTGTGCTTGGCAGACGTGTGCTGCAGGAACTGCTCGACCAAGCTGTCCCTGAAGGGGAGCATCCAGCAGACTGCATCCAGGGAGATGGAGGTGCTTTTGCCCATCAGCCACACAGTGAAGAAGAGTACGAAGAAGAAGACATTATAGAACCACGAACTCTTAATGAAATAACAACGCTGACTGACAGAACCAGTCCTTGGTCCAGTGTGCTCTCAGTAGAGCTGGGAGCTGACCAGCAGCCTGCAGACTTGCAGCCTGAAGGTCAGCACTCGATGGACATAGATTGTTTGAGGAAAGGGAACAGCCGACGGAGCAGCACCTTGTCCAGCACACCACGAGGTGACAACAGAAGCATGCTCACCTCTCTTAGTTCATGCATTAGCCCCCACACATTGCAGAGCAGTCCTTGGGCAGGAGCAGAAGGCTTTAAGAGCTTGAGtaacagcacagaaacagctgACAAGGAGCTGGTTCAGCCTGCTTGTTTGTCAGAATTGCATCAGACAGTCGGTGGCCTCGTAGAAAATGGAAATTACAGTTGGGACAGAACACTTAACACTAAGCAAGTAGAGCAGCACACAGAGTTTCACACAGCCTCCAAGGAACTACTGGAACTTCCAGGAGGCATTAGTCtgactgctccaaaagctgcagtgagagaggaggaaagaagtgaagttttaaatgaagatcatcaagatgaggaaaaaagtgGTTCTGATGAAGTCTGTGCCAAGAGTGTTTCTGCCCAAGCAGGCTTGGAAGGGCACAGTGGCAGCTTCTCTGAGGGCAGCGACGAAGATCCACTGGAAGAGTCAGGAAAGTCTGAGAAACCAAAAATGGTTCT ATCTGAACCCGCTGTTGTTCCCAACTTCTTCCTCCCACCCCAGCAGATGGAAGCCTCCATGAGAATGCTCAGCAGTTCTTCCCACCCTCCCACA AGCTGA
- the LOC104909445 gene encoding C2 domain-containing protein 3-like isoform X2, whose amino-acid sequence MQNVRRFHESLQQAEGNAQRAARMDSLSLSSRASLLTALSDGNRSQPSHGEQEGDHQGLRSREMDPNRCHLLRKSSQLVSQVSSLISDLQTITNNTKDSSNVDQDSSRKLGASHVLNQKDGDDRSDVYQGQLGLDSRGVSSDTQQPCSFGRSVLGRRVLQELLDQAVPEGEHPADCIQGDGGAFAHQPHSEEEYEEEDIIEPRTLNEITTLTDRTSPWSSVLSVELGADQQPADLQPEGQHSMDIDCLRKGNSRRSSTLSSTPRGDNRSMLTSLSSCISPHTLQSSPWAGAEGFKSLSNSTETADKELVQPACLSELHQTVGGLVENGNYSWDRTLNTKQVEQHTEFHTASKELLELPGGISLTAPKAAVREEERSEVLNEDHQDEEKSGSDEVCAKSVSAQAGLEGHSGSFSEGSDEDPLEESGKSEKPKMVLSEPAVVPNFFLPPQQMEASMRMLSSSSHPPTS is encoded by the exons ATGCAGAACGTGCGCAGGTTTCACGAATCCTTGCAGCAAGCAGAAGGAAACGCACAACGGGCAGCCAGGATGGATTCACTGTCATTGTCATCGCGTGCTTCTCTTCTGACTGCTCTCAG TGATGGTAACAGATCCCAGCCAAGTCACGGAGAGCAGGAGGGTGATCATCAAGGCTTGAGGAGCAGAGAAATGGATCCCAACCGATGCCATCTTTTAAGAAAATCGAGTCAGCTGGTGTCCCAGGTCAGCAGCCTCATCAGTG ACTTGCAGACTATCACGAACAATACTAAAGACTCTTCTAACGTGGATcaagacagcagcagaaagctgggtGCTTCTCATGTACTCAACCAAAAGGACGGAGATGACAGAAGTGATGTGTATCAAGGCCAGCTGGGCTTGGACTCACGTGGTGTCAGCAGTGATACGCAGCAGCCGTGCTCCTTTGGGAGGTCTGTGCTTGGCAGACGTGTGCTGCAGGAACTGCTCGACCAAGCTGTCCCTGAAGGGGAGCATCCAGCAGACTGCATCCAGGGAGATGGAGGTGCTTTTGCCCATCAGCCACACAGTGAAGAAGAGTACGAAGAAGAAGACATTATAGAACCACGAACTCTTAATGAAATAACAACGCTGACTGACAGAACCAGTCCTTGGTCCAGTGTGCTCTCAGTAGAGCTGGGAGCTGACCAGCAGCCTGCAGACTTGCAGCCTGAAGGTCAGCACTCGATGGACATAGATTGTTTGAGGAAAGGGAACAGCCGACGGAGCAGCACCTTGTCCAGCACACCACGAGGTGACAACAGAAGCATGCTCACCTCTCTTAGTTCATGCATTAGCCCCCACACATTGCAGAGCAGTCCTTGGGCAGGAGCAGAAGGCTTTAAGAGCTTGAGtaacagcacagaaacagctgACAAGGAGCTGGTTCAGCCTGCTTGTTTGTCAGAATTGCATCAGACAGTCGGTGGCCTCGTAGAAAATGGAAATTACAGTTGGGACAGAACACTTAACACTAAGCAAGTAGAGCAGCACACAGAGTTTCACACAGCCTCCAAGGAACTACTGGAACTTCCAGGAGGCATTAGTCtgactgctccaaaagctgcagtgagagaggaggaaagaagtgaagttttaaatgaagatcatcaagatgaggaaaaaagtgGTTCTGATGAAGTCTGTGCCAAGAGTGTTTCTGCCCAAGCAGGCTTGGAAGGGCACAGTGGCAGCTTCTCTGAGGGCAGCGACGAAGATCCACTGGAAGAGTCAGGAAAGTCTGAGAAACCAAAAATGGTTCT ATCTGAACCCGCTGTTGTTCCCAACTTCTTCCTCCCACCCCAGCAGATGGAAGCCTCCATGAGAATGCTCAGCAGTTCTTCCCACCCTCCCACA AGCTGA